Proteins from a single region of Xenopus laevis strain J_2021 chromosome 9_10S, Xenopus_laevis_v10.1, whole genome shotgun sequence:
- the myocd.S gene encoding myocardin isoform X1, whose amino-acid sequence MTLLGSEHSLLIRNKFRSVLQLRLQQRRNREHLVTQGLMPPLKNPAAFQEQRKNVDRAKAENYLKHKIRSRPELLNMQILQDPANESSAQTAQLKLKRARLADDLNERIALRPGPLELVEKNIIPIETTVKEAIKGNQVHFSKPVDAFAFEEDSSNDALSPEKESSENSLVLNKASVQETKDLETLNSLHSGPTQNHSQEHDSDAQDGSSIQSHSCLLHSESQLSPSVSATAAVKPKSPVDAKNRHKKPKDIKPKVKKLKYHQYIPPDQKAERSPPPMDSAYARLLQQQQLFLQLQILSQQQQQQHFSYNGMHHSQLKLPNDEIIRNSNTSSFNSPSLSPVKTTFSGQANVSMKPGLLPSNLDDLKVSELRQQLRIRGLPVSGTKTSLMERLRPFQECGGNTVPTYGEITTVTFPVTPNGTLSGYQSHAPAGMLSNGFYQFGSTSSTPPISPASSDLSVNGSLADTFSDGPMSSPQFGLHPSPIHLSAEESLMSSMNSGTYQAELEGIDAEKDKMLVEKQKVINELTWKLRQEQRQVEELRFQLQKRKGDPQDKQLASQHFFGVPIKQEDVSSCPFASKQIALKTQVNNPTEKLGAGMAQPITCLINNHCMDASTQNSIMSSTFLSPQCSPQHSPLGTTCSPQHISLPPSPNNHCLLSVSPNVQGDRRSGSPNVNNRLQPAQGAGSMTHFPPNQNNLPSSYSEQTEKKGIKELAPPKSPKMTVLQPLPQKGPKLSVPCQNFTKAASTVSKQPPTYEDAVRQQITRSQQMDELLDVLIETGEIPANVKDDRPCAQKHHQLNVPTANSNPSTSNVHLPYDNCSSHGDGHLEILLNSHSPLGRTSELRLLKIGNDDPQFESVLSGYSGKSSKEILPSGEILDASLSSMDTQMSPSSAEGTALQHLSFTESPWETMEWLDLTPPSSATGLGSLSTTGPSIFNTDFLDVTDLNLNTAMDLHLEHW is encoded by the exons TTTTACAGTTACGTCTTCAGCAGAGGAGAAACCGTGAGCATCTGGTGACCCAAGGACTCATGCCTC CCCTGAAGAACCCCGCTGCATTCCAGGAGCAGAGGAAGAACGTGGACCGAGCCAAG GCTGAAAACTATCTAAAGCACAAGATTAGAAGCAGGCCTGAATTGCTAAATATGCAAATCTTGCAAG atcCAGCCAATGAGAGCTCAGCTCAGACTGCCCAGCTGAAATTAAAAAGGGCACGCCTTGCAGATGACTTGAATGAAAGAATTGCTCTTAGACCAGGGCCACTGGAACTGGTAGAGAAGAACATTATTCCCATTGAAACAACTGTGAAAGAGGCAATTAAAG GAAATCAGGTCCACTTCTCCAAACCTGTAGATGCCTTTGCCTTTGAAGAGGACAGCAGCAATGATGCCCTGTCTCCAGAAAAGGAGTCAAGTGAGAACTCCCTGGTACTCAATAAAGCATCTGTTCAGGAGACCAAAGATTTGGAGACCCTCAACTCCCTTCACTCAGGTCCAACACAG aaCCATTCCCAAGAGCATGATAGTGATGCCCAAGATGGAAGCTCTATCCAAAGTCACTCCTGTTTGCTGCACTCTGAAAGCCAGCTGTCTCCATCTGTGTCTGCAACTGCAGCAGTTAAG ccTAAATCACCTGTAGATGcaaaaaacagacacaaaaaaCCAAAGGATATCAAACCAAAggtgaaaaaactgaaatatcaCCAATACATTCCACCTGACCAGAAGGCAGAAAGGTCCCCACCGCCTATGGACTCGGCTTATGCAAGGCTCCTCCAGCAACAGCAATTGTTTCTCCAGCTTCAGATCTTGAgtcaacaacagcagcagcaacatttCAGCTACAATGGGATGCACCACTCCCAGCTCAA ACTTCCAAATGATGAGATTATTCGGAATTCCAATACGTCGTCTTTCAACAGCCCCTCCTTGTCTCCGGTGAAGACCACGTTTTCTGGTCAAGCCAATGTCTCTATGAAACCAGGACTGTTGCCTTCAAATCTAGATGATTTAAAA gtttctgaGTTAAGGCAGCAGCTAAGAATAAGAGGTCTACCTGTGTCTGGTACAAAGACTTCATTGATGGAAAGATTAAGACCCTTCCAAGAATGTGGCGGTAACACTGTTCCAACCTACGGTGAAATTACAACCGTGACTTTTCCAGTTACACCAAATGGCACTCTCTCAGGCTACCAATCGCATGCTCCTGCAGGCATGTTATCAAATGGATTCTATCAGTTTGGTAGCACCAGTTCCACCCCACCCATATCTCCTGCATCATCTGATCTTTCTGTTAACGGATCCTTAGCAGACACCTTCAGTGACGGACCAATGTCTTCTCCACAGTTTGGCTTGCACCCTTCCCCAATTCACCTAAGTGCAGAGGAAAGTCTCATGAGTAGCATGAACAGTGGAACTTACCAAGCAGAACTGGAAGGTATTGATGCCGAAAAGGACAAAATGTTGGTAGAAAAACAGAAAGTCATCAATGAGTTGACTTGGAAGCTCAGACAAGAACAGAGGCAGGTGGAAGAGTTAAGGTTTCAGCTTCAGAAGCGAAAGGGTGACCCCCAAGACAAACAACTTGCATCTCAACACTTTTTTGGGGTACCCATAAAACAGGAAGATGTATCGAGTTGCCCATTTGCCTCAAAGCAGATTGCTTTGAAAACGCAAGTAAATAATCCAACTGAAAAACTAGGCGCAGGCATGGCACAGCCCATTACTTGCCTGATCAACAATCACTGCATGGATGCATCAACCCAAAACTCAATCATGTCCTCCACTTTTTTGAGTCCTCAGTGCTCTCCACAACACTCACCACTGGGAACTACTTGCAGCCCTCAGCACATAAGTCTTCCCCCGTCACCCAATAACCACTGTCTGCTGTCGGTATCCCCCAATGTACAAGGAGATAGACGTAGTGGTTCCCCGAACGTTAACAACCGTCTTCAACCTGCTCAG GGTGCTGGGAGTATGACTCACTTTCCCCCAAATCAGAATAACCTTCCATCATCATACAGTGAAcagacagagaaaaaaggaatcaagGAGCTTGCCCCACCGAAGAGCCCAAAG ATGACTGTTTTACAGCCACTGCCCCAAAAAGGCCCAAAGCTTTCAGTTCCATGTCAGAATTTCACAAAAGCAGCCTCAACTGTTTCAAAGCAGCCACCCACGTATGAGGATGCAGTCAGACAG CAAATTACAAGAAGTCAACAGATGGATGAGCTCCTTGATGTCCTCATTGAGACTGGAG AAATCCCTGCCAATGTCAAAGACGATCGACCATGTGCTCAAAAGCATCATCAGTTGAATGTGCCGACTGCAAACTCAAACCCATCAACTTCAAATGTTCACCTTCCCTATGACAATTGCTCAAGCCATGGTGATGGCCATCTTGAAATCTTACTAAACTCCCACAGCCCCTTGGGGAGGACCAGTGAACTGCGACTGCTTAAAATCGGTAATGACGATCCTCAGTTTGAAAGCGTGTTGAGTGGATATTCAGGAAAATCATCCAAGGAGATTCTTCCTTCTGGAGAAATCTTAGACGCTTCTCTTTCTTCCATGGATACACAAATGTCCCCTTCATCTGCAGAAGGTACAGCCTTACAACATCTGAGTTTCACTGAATCTCCTTGGGAGACTATGGAGTGGTTAGATTTGACACCTCCAAGCTCAGCTACTGGCTTGGGATCACTTAGTACCACTGGTCCGAGTATCTTTAACACcgacttcctagatgttactgatCTCAATTTAAACACTGCCATGGATCTTCATCTAGAGCACTGGTAA
- the myocd.S gene encoding myocardin isoform X3, which yields MTLLGSEHSLLIRNKFRSVLQLRLQQRRNREHLVTQGLMPPLKNPAAFQEQRKNVDRAKAENYLKHKIRSRPELLNMQILQDPANESSAQTAQLKLKRARLADDLNERIALRPGPLELVEKNIIPIETTVKEAIKGNQVHFSKPVDAFAFEEDSSNDALSPEKESSENSLVLNKASVQETKDLETLNSLHSGPTQNHSQEHDSDAQDGSSIQSHSCLLHSESQLSPSVSATAAVKPKSPVDAKNRHKKPKDIKPKVKKLKYHQYIPPDQKAERSPPPMDSAYARLLQQQQLFLQLQILSQQQQQQHFSYNGMHHSQLKLPNDEIIRNSNTSSFNSPSLSPVKTTFSGQANVSMKPGLLPSNLDDLKVSELRQQLRIRGLPVSGTKTSLMERLRPFQECGGNTVPTYGEITTVTFPVTPNGTLSGYQSHAPAGMLSNGFYQFGSTSSTPPISPASSDLSVNGSLADTFSDGPMSSPQFGLHPSPIHLSAEESLMSSMNSGTYQAELEGIDAEKDKMLVEKQKVINELTWKLRQEQRQVEELRFQLQKRKGDPQDKQLASQHFFGVPIKQEDVSSCPFASKQIALKTQVNNPTEKLGAGMAQPITCLINNHCMDASTQNSIMSSTFLSPQCSPQHSPLGTTCSPQHISLPPSPNNHCLLSVSPNVQGDRRSGSPNVNNRLQPAQGAGSMTHFPPNQNNLPSSYSEQTEKKGIKELAPPKSPKQITRSQQMDELLDVLIETGEIPANVKDDRPCAQKHHQLNVPTANSNPSTSNVHLPYDNCSSHGDGHLEILLNSHSPLGRTSELRLLKIGNDDPQFESVLSGYSGKSSKEILPSGEILDASLSSMDTQMSPSSAEGTALQHLSFTESPWETMEWLDLTPPSSATGLGSLSTTGPSIFNTDFLDVTDLNLNTAMDLHLEHW from the exons TTTTACAGTTACGTCTTCAGCAGAGGAGAAACCGTGAGCATCTGGTGACCCAAGGACTCATGCCTC CCCTGAAGAACCCCGCTGCATTCCAGGAGCAGAGGAAGAACGTGGACCGAGCCAAG GCTGAAAACTATCTAAAGCACAAGATTAGAAGCAGGCCTGAATTGCTAAATATGCAAATCTTGCAAG atcCAGCCAATGAGAGCTCAGCTCAGACTGCCCAGCTGAAATTAAAAAGGGCACGCCTTGCAGATGACTTGAATGAAAGAATTGCTCTTAGACCAGGGCCACTGGAACTGGTAGAGAAGAACATTATTCCCATTGAAACAACTGTGAAAGAGGCAATTAAAG GAAATCAGGTCCACTTCTCCAAACCTGTAGATGCCTTTGCCTTTGAAGAGGACAGCAGCAATGATGCCCTGTCTCCAGAAAAGGAGTCAAGTGAGAACTCCCTGGTACTCAATAAAGCATCTGTTCAGGAGACCAAAGATTTGGAGACCCTCAACTCCCTTCACTCAGGTCCAACACAG aaCCATTCCCAAGAGCATGATAGTGATGCCCAAGATGGAAGCTCTATCCAAAGTCACTCCTGTTTGCTGCACTCTGAAAGCCAGCTGTCTCCATCTGTGTCTGCAACTGCAGCAGTTAAG ccTAAATCACCTGTAGATGcaaaaaacagacacaaaaaaCCAAAGGATATCAAACCAAAggtgaaaaaactgaaatatcaCCAATACATTCCACCTGACCAGAAGGCAGAAAGGTCCCCACCGCCTATGGACTCGGCTTATGCAAGGCTCCTCCAGCAACAGCAATTGTTTCTCCAGCTTCAGATCTTGAgtcaacaacagcagcagcaacatttCAGCTACAATGGGATGCACCACTCCCAGCTCAA ACTTCCAAATGATGAGATTATTCGGAATTCCAATACGTCGTCTTTCAACAGCCCCTCCTTGTCTCCGGTGAAGACCACGTTTTCTGGTCAAGCCAATGTCTCTATGAAACCAGGACTGTTGCCTTCAAATCTAGATGATTTAAAA gtttctgaGTTAAGGCAGCAGCTAAGAATAAGAGGTCTACCTGTGTCTGGTACAAAGACTTCATTGATGGAAAGATTAAGACCCTTCCAAGAATGTGGCGGTAACACTGTTCCAACCTACGGTGAAATTACAACCGTGACTTTTCCAGTTACACCAAATGGCACTCTCTCAGGCTACCAATCGCATGCTCCTGCAGGCATGTTATCAAATGGATTCTATCAGTTTGGTAGCACCAGTTCCACCCCACCCATATCTCCTGCATCATCTGATCTTTCTGTTAACGGATCCTTAGCAGACACCTTCAGTGACGGACCAATGTCTTCTCCACAGTTTGGCTTGCACCCTTCCCCAATTCACCTAAGTGCAGAGGAAAGTCTCATGAGTAGCATGAACAGTGGAACTTACCAAGCAGAACTGGAAGGTATTGATGCCGAAAAGGACAAAATGTTGGTAGAAAAACAGAAAGTCATCAATGAGTTGACTTGGAAGCTCAGACAAGAACAGAGGCAGGTGGAAGAGTTAAGGTTTCAGCTTCAGAAGCGAAAGGGTGACCCCCAAGACAAACAACTTGCATCTCAACACTTTTTTGGGGTACCCATAAAACAGGAAGATGTATCGAGTTGCCCATTTGCCTCAAAGCAGATTGCTTTGAAAACGCAAGTAAATAATCCAACTGAAAAACTAGGCGCAGGCATGGCACAGCCCATTACTTGCCTGATCAACAATCACTGCATGGATGCATCAACCCAAAACTCAATCATGTCCTCCACTTTTTTGAGTCCTCAGTGCTCTCCACAACACTCACCACTGGGAACTACTTGCAGCCCTCAGCACATAAGTCTTCCCCCGTCACCCAATAACCACTGTCTGCTGTCGGTATCCCCCAATGTACAAGGAGATAGACGTAGTGGTTCCCCGAACGTTAACAACCGTCTTCAACCTGCTCAG GGTGCTGGGAGTATGACTCACTTTCCCCCAAATCAGAATAACCTTCCATCATCATACAGTGAAcagacagagaaaaaaggaatcaagGAGCTTGCCCCACCGAAGAGCCCAAAG CAAATTACAAGAAGTCAACAGATGGATGAGCTCCTTGATGTCCTCATTGAGACTGGAG AAATCCCTGCCAATGTCAAAGACGATCGACCATGTGCTCAAAAGCATCATCAGTTGAATGTGCCGACTGCAAACTCAAACCCATCAACTTCAAATGTTCACCTTCCCTATGACAATTGCTCAAGCCATGGTGATGGCCATCTTGAAATCTTACTAAACTCCCACAGCCCCTTGGGGAGGACCAGTGAACTGCGACTGCTTAAAATCGGTAATGACGATCCTCAGTTTGAAAGCGTGTTGAGTGGATATTCAGGAAAATCATCCAAGGAGATTCTTCCTTCTGGAGAAATCTTAGACGCTTCTCTTTCTTCCATGGATACACAAATGTCCCCTTCATCTGCAGAAGGTACAGCCTTACAACATCTGAGTTTCACTGAATCTCCTTGGGAGACTATGGAGTGGTTAGATTTGACACCTCCAAGCTCAGCTACTGGCTTGGGATCACTTAGTACCACTGGTCCGAGTATCTTTAACACcgacttcctagatgttactgatCTCAATTTAAACACTGCCATGGATCTTCATCTAGAGCACTGGTAA
- the myocd.S gene encoding myocardin isoform X2, whose protein sequence is MTLLGSEHSLLIRNKFRSALKNPAAFQEQRKNVDRAKAENYLKHKIRSRPELLNMQILQDPANESSAQTAQLKLKRARLADDLNERIALRPGPLELVEKNIIPIETTVKEAIKGNQVHFSKPVDAFAFEEDSSNDALSPEKESSENSLVLNKASVQETKDLETLNSLHSGPTQNHSQEHDSDAQDGSSIQSHSCLLHSESQLSPSVSATAAVKPKSPVDAKNRHKKPKDIKPKVKKLKYHQYIPPDQKAERSPPPMDSAYARLLQQQQLFLQLQILSQQQQQQHFSYNGMHHSQLKLPNDEIIRNSNTSSFNSPSLSPVKTTFSGQANVSMKPGLLPSNLDDLKVSELRQQLRIRGLPVSGTKTSLMERLRPFQECGGNTVPTYGEITTVTFPVTPNGTLSGYQSHAPAGMLSNGFYQFGSTSSTPPISPASSDLSVNGSLADTFSDGPMSSPQFGLHPSPIHLSAEESLMSSMNSGTYQAELEGIDAEKDKMLVEKQKVINELTWKLRQEQRQVEELRFQLQKRKGDPQDKQLASQHFFGVPIKQEDVSSCPFASKQIALKTQVNNPTEKLGAGMAQPITCLINNHCMDASTQNSIMSSTFLSPQCSPQHSPLGTTCSPQHISLPPSPNNHCLLSVSPNVQGDRRSGSPNVNNRLQPAQGAGSMTHFPPNQNNLPSSYSEQTEKKGIKELAPPKSPKMTVLQPLPQKGPKLSVPCQNFTKAASTVSKQPPTYEDAVRQQITRSQQMDELLDVLIETGEIPANVKDDRPCAQKHHQLNVPTANSNPSTSNVHLPYDNCSSHGDGHLEILLNSHSPLGRTSELRLLKIGNDDPQFESVLSGYSGKSSKEILPSGEILDASLSSMDTQMSPSSAEGTALQHLSFTESPWETMEWLDLTPPSSATGLGSLSTTGPSIFNTDFLDVTDLNLNTAMDLHLEHW, encoded by the exons CCCTGAAGAACCCCGCTGCATTCCAGGAGCAGAGGAAGAACGTGGACCGAGCCAAG GCTGAAAACTATCTAAAGCACAAGATTAGAAGCAGGCCTGAATTGCTAAATATGCAAATCTTGCAAG atcCAGCCAATGAGAGCTCAGCTCAGACTGCCCAGCTGAAATTAAAAAGGGCACGCCTTGCAGATGACTTGAATGAAAGAATTGCTCTTAGACCAGGGCCACTGGAACTGGTAGAGAAGAACATTATTCCCATTGAAACAACTGTGAAAGAGGCAATTAAAG GAAATCAGGTCCACTTCTCCAAACCTGTAGATGCCTTTGCCTTTGAAGAGGACAGCAGCAATGATGCCCTGTCTCCAGAAAAGGAGTCAAGTGAGAACTCCCTGGTACTCAATAAAGCATCTGTTCAGGAGACCAAAGATTTGGAGACCCTCAACTCCCTTCACTCAGGTCCAACACAG aaCCATTCCCAAGAGCATGATAGTGATGCCCAAGATGGAAGCTCTATCCAAAGTCACTCCTGTTTGCTGCACTCTGAAAGCCAGCTGTCTCCATCTGTGTCTGCAACTGCAGCAGTTAAG ccTAAATCACCTGTAGATGcaaaaaacagacacaaaaaaCCAAAGGATATCAAACCAAAggtgaaaaaactgaaatatcaCCAATACATTCCACCTGACCAGAAGGCAGAAAGGTCCCCACCGCCTATGGACTCGGCTTATGCAAGGCTCCTCCAGCAACAGCAATTGTTTCTCCAGCTTCAGATCTTGAgtcaacaacagcagcagcaacatttCAGCTACAATGGGATGCACCACTCCCAGCTCAA ACTTCCAAATGATGAGATTATTCGGAATTCCAATACGTCGTCTTTCAACAGCCCCTCCTTGTCTCCGGTGAAGACCACGTTTTCTGGTCAAGCCAATGTCTCTATGAAACCAGGACTGTTGCCTTCAAATCTAGATGATTTAAAA gtttctgaGTTAAGGCAGCAGCTAAGAATAAGAGGTCTACCTGTGTCTGGTACAAAGACTTCATTGATGGAAAGATTAAGACCCTTCCAAGAATGTGGCGGTAACACTGTTCCAACCTACGGTGAAATTACAACCGTGACTTTTCCAGTTACACCAAATGGCACTCTCTCAGGCTACCAATCGCATGCTCCTGCAGGCATGTTATCAAATGGATTCTATCAGTTTGGTAGCACCAGTTCCACCCCACCCATATCTCCTGCATCATCTGATCTTTCTGTTAACGGATCCTTAGCAGACACCTTCAGTGACGGACCAATGTCTTCTCCACAGTTTGGCTTGCACCCTTCCCCAATTCACCTAAGTGCAGAGGAAAGTCTCATGAGTAGCATGAACAGTGGAACTTACCAAGCAGAACTGGAAGGTATTGATGCCGAAAAGGACAAAATGTTGGTAGAAAAACAGAAAGTCATCAATGAGTTGACTTGGAAGCTCAGACAAGAACAGAGGCAGGTGGAAGAGTTAAGGTTTCAGCTTCAGAAGCGAAAGGGTGACCCCCAAGACAAACAACTTGCATCTCAACACTTTTTTGGGGTACCCATAAAACAGGAAGATGTATCGAGTTGCCCATTTGCCTCAAAGCAGATTGCTTTGAAAACGCAAGTAAATAATCCAACTGAAAAACTAGGCGCAGGCATGGCACAGCCCATTACTTGCCTGATCAACAATCACTGCATGGATGCATCAACCCAAAACTCAATCATGTCCTCCACTTTTTTGAGTCCTCAGTGCTCTCCACAACACTCACCACTGGGAACTACTTGCAGCCCTCAGCACATAAGTCTTCCCCCGTCACCCAATAACCACTGTCTGCTGTCGGTATCCCCCAATGTACAAGGAGATAGACGTAGTGGTTCCCCGAACGTTAACAACCGTCTTCAACCTGCTCAG GGTGCTGGGAGTATGACTCACTTTCCCCCAAATCAGAATAACCTTCCATCATCATACAGTGAAcagacagagaaaaaaggaatcaagGAGCTTGCCCCACCGAAGAGCCCAAAG ATGACTGTTTTACAGCCACTGCCCCAAAAAGGCCCAAAGCTTTCAGTTCCATGTCAGAATTTCACAAAAGCAGCCTCAACTGTTTCAAAGCAGCCACCCACGTATGAGGATGCAGTCAGACAG CAAATTACAAGAAGTCAACAGATGGATGAGCTCCTTGATGTCCTCATTGAGACTGGAG AAATCCCTGCCAATGTCAAAGACGATCGACCATGTGCTCAAAAGCATCATCAGTTGAATGTGCCGACTGCAAACTCAAACCCATCAACTTCAAATGTTCACCTTCCCTATGACAATTGCTCAAGCCATGGTGATGGCCATCTTGAAATCTTACTAAACTCCCACAGCCCCTTGGGGAGGACCAGTGAACTGCGACTGCTTAAAATCGGTAATGACGATCCTCAGTTTGAAAGCGTGTTGAGTGGATATTCAGGAAAATCATCCAAGGAGATTCTTCCTTCTGGAGAAATCTTAGACGCTTCTCTTTCTTCCATGGATACACAAATGTCCCCTTCATCTGCAGAAGGTACAGCCTTACAACATCTGAGTTTCACTGAATCTCCTTGGGAGACTATGGAGTGGTTAGATTTGACACCTCCAAGCTCAGCTACTGGCTTGGGATCACTTAGTACCACTGGTCCGAGTATCTTTAACACcgacttcctagatgttactgatCTCAATTTAAACACTGCCATGGATCTTCATCTAGAGCACTGGTAA